One part of the Phoenix dactylifera cultivar Barhee BC4 chromosome 4, palm_55x_up_171113_PBpolish2nd_filt_p, whole genome shotgun sequence genome encodes these proteins:
- the LOC120110444 gene encoding probable LRR receptor-like serine/threonine-protein kinase At1g53430 — protein sequence MEIVSGRSNTSYRPKENSFFFLIRPMFYKRREDCLNSFDPSLGSNYSKEEAMQMLNLAIICTNLSPTLRPTMSTVVSMLDGKMPVRVPTTESRDSKSHGSENQVL from the exons ATGGAGATTGTTAGTGGAAGGAGCAACACAAGTTATAGGCCCAAGGAGAACTCGTTTTTCTTCTTGATCAG GCCTATGTTTTACAAGAGGAGGGAAGACTGCTTGAACTCGTTTGACCCAAGCCTTGGTTCGAACTACTCAAAGGAAGAGGCAATGCAGATGTTGAACCTGGCTATTATATGCACCAACCTATCTCCAACTCTCAGACCCACAATGTCCACTGTGGTGAGCATGCTAGACGGGAAGATGCCTGTGCGGGTACCTACTACAGAGTCCAGAGACTCCAAGAGCCATGGATCTGAGAATCAGGTCCTTTGA